The proteins below come from a single Haliaeetus albicilla chromosome 22, bHalAlb1.1, whole genome shotgun sequence genomic window:
- the LOC138690573 gene encoding hydroxyacylglutathione hydrolase-like protein, which produces MKVKVISVLEDNYMYLVIEESTRDAVAVDAAVPKRLLEIVRKEDVVLRAVLTTHHHWDHARGNEELARLCPGLRVYGADERIGALTHKVTHNQELTFGAIRVRCLFTPCHTSGHMCYFMWEDGSPDAPALFSGDTLFVGGCGKFFEGTAEQMYTNLTQILGALPKETKVFCGHECTVRNLKFALKVEPENEIVKKKLAWAKQRDDEDLPTVPSTLQEEFLYNPFLRVMEEPVQKFTGKTDPVEVLRTLRTEKDNFKKPKERPNPQAMLAFDWGLFSPFLEKK; this is translated from the exons ATGAAGGTGAAGGTGATTTCTGTCCTGGAGGACAACTACATGTACCTGGTCATCGAGGAGAGCACCCGGGACGCCGTCGCGGTGGACGCCGCCGTCCCCAAAAGG TTGCTGGAAATCGTCAGGAAAGAGGATGTGGTGCTCAGAGCGGTCCTCACCACCCACCACCACTG GGACCACGCAAGGGGCAACGAGGAGCTGGCGAGGCTCTGCCCCGGCCTGCGGGTGTATGGCGCCGATGAGCGGATCGGGGCCCTGACGCACAAGGTGACCCACAACCAGGAGCTGACG TTTGGGGCCATCCGGGTGAGGTGCCTTTTCACCCCCTGCCACACCTCGGGCCATATGTGCTACTTCATGTGGGAGGACGGCTCCCCGGACGCTCCGGCTCTCTTCTCAG GTGACACGCTGTTCGTGGGAGGCTGCGGGAAGTTCTTCGAGGGGACGGCGGAGCAGATGTACACCAACCTCACCCAAATCCTGGGGGCTTTGCCGAAGGAGACG AAGGTGTTCTGCGGCCATGAATGCACCGTCCGAAACCTCAAGTTTGCCTTGAAAGTGGAACCGGAGAATGAAATAGTGAAGAAGAAACTTGCGTGGGCCAAA CAGCGGGATGATGAGGACTTGCCCACGGTGCCCTCTACGCTGCAGGAGGAGTTCCTCTACAACCCCTTCCTGCGGGTCAT GGAGGAGCCCGTGCAGAAGTTCACGGGCAAGACGGACCCGGTGGAGGTGCTGAGGACCCTCCGCACCGAGAAGGATAACTTCAAGAAGCCCAAGGAGCGGCCCAATCCCCAGGCCATGCTCGCGTTCGACTGGGGACTTTTCAGCCCCTTCCTCGAGAAGAAGTGA
- the LOC104316207 gene encoding hydroxyacylglutathione hydrolase, mitochondrial isoform X2, with translation MKVELLPALTDNYMYLLIDEETKEAAIVDPVQPQKVLDAVKKHGVKLTTVLTTHHHWDHAGGNEKLVKMETGLRVYGGDSRVGALTQKVSHLTSLKVGSLNVKCLCTPCHTSGHICYYVTKPNSSEPPAVFTGDTLFVAGCGKFFEGTPEEMYRALIEILGSLDPKTKVYCGHEYTINNLKFARHVEPNNVAIQEKLAWAKAKYDGGEPTIPSTIAEEFTYNPFMRVREKTVQQHAGETDPIRTMGAIRKEKDNFRVPKD, from the exons ATGAAGGTGGAATTACTCCCAGCCCTCACAGACAACTACATGTACCTCCTCATTGATGAGGAAACGAAGGAGGCTGCCATAGTTGATCCTGTGCAGCCCCAGAAG GTTTTGGATGCAGTCAAAAAGCATGGCGTGAAACTGACCACCGTCCTGACCACACATCATCACTG GGACCATGCTGGAGGAAATGAGAAGCTTGTAAAGATGGAGACGGGGTTGCGTGTGTATGGGGGAGACAGCAGAGTTGGAGCACTGACACAGAAAGTGTCTCACCTTACATCGCTCAAG GTGGGATCTCTTAATGTGAAATGCCTCTGTACGCCGTGTCACACTTCTGGACACATCTGTTATTATGTGACTAAGCCAAATAGCTCCGAGCCACCTGCTGTTTTTACAG GTGACACACTCTTTGTGGCTGGTTGTGGGAAATTCTTCGAGGGAACCCCGGAGGAAATGTACAGAGCACTGATTGAGATTTTGGGCAGCTTGGACCCCAAAACG AAAGTTTACTGCGGTCACGAATACACAATCAACAATCTCAAGTTTGCTCGACATGTTGAACCCAATAATGTCGCTATCCAGGAAAAGCTTGCTTGGGCCAAG GCAAAGTATGACGGTGGTGAGCCAACCATACCTTCCACCATTGCAGAAGAGTTTACGTACAACCCCTTCATGCGAGTGAG GGAGAAGACGGTTCAGCAGCACGCAGGGGAGACTGACCCCATCCGAACAATGGGGGCcatcagaaaagagaaggataACTTCCGAGTCCCGAAGGATTGA
- the LOC104316207 gene encoding hydroxyacylglutathione hydrolase, mitochondrial isoform X1 — protein sequence MLGGGWRGLGTALAALGAGALLRAGPAQLRAVFLHTEHERRQSKTVTQADMKVELLPALTDNYMYLLIDEETKEAAIVDPVQPQKVLDAVKKHGVKLTTVLTTHHHWDHAGGNEKLVKMETGLRVYGGDSRVGALTQKVSHLTSLKVGSLNVKCLCTPCHTSGHICYYVTKPNSSEPPAVFTGDTLFVAGCGKFFEGTPEEMYRALIEILGSLDPKTKVYCGHEYTINNLKFARHVEPNNVAIQEKLAWAKAKYDGGEPTIPSTIAEEFTYNPFMRVREKTVQQHAGETDPIRTMGAIRKEKDNFRVPKD from the exons ATGCTCGGCGGGGGCTGGCGGGGCCTCGGCACCGCCCTGGCGGCCCTGGGAGCTGGGGCCCTGCTCCGAGCCG GTCCAGCACAGCTGCGAGCTGTCTTCCTGCACACGGAGCACGAGCGGAGGCAGTCGAAGACGGTCACACAAGCCGACATGAAGGTGGAATTACTCCCAGCCCTCACAGACAACTACATGTACCTCCTCATTGATGAGGAAACGAAGGAGGCTGCCATAGTTGATCCTGTGCAGCCCCAGAAG GTTTTGGATGCAGTCAAAAAGCATGGCGTGAAACTGACCACCGTCCTGACCACACATCATCACTG GGACCATGCTGGAGGAAATGAGAAGCTTGTAAAGATGGAGACGGGGTTGCGTGTGTATGGGGGAGACAGCAGAGTTGGAGCACTGACACAGAAAGTGTCTCACCTTACATCGCTCAAG GTGGGATCTCTTAATGTGAAATGCCTCTGTACGCCGTGTCACACTTCTGGACACATCTGTTATTATGTGACTAAGCCAAATAGCTCCGAGCCACCTGCTGTTTTTACAG GTGACACACTCTTTGTGGCTGGTTGTGGGAAATTCTTCGAGGGAACCCCGGAGGAAATGTACAGAGCACTGATTGAGATTTTGGGCAGCTTGGACCCCAAAACG AAAGTTTACTGCGGTCACGAATACACAATCAACAATCTCAAGTTTGCTCGACATGTTGAACCCAATAATGTCGCTATCCAGGAAAAGCTTGCTTGGGCCAAG GCAAAGTATGACGGTGGTGAGCCAACCATACCTTCCACCATTGCAGAAGAGTTTACGTACAACCCCTTCATGCGAGTGAG GGAGAAGACGGTTCAGCAGCACGCAGGGGAGACTGACCCCATCCGAACAATGGGGGCcatcagaaaagagaaggataACTTCCGAGTCCCGAAGGATTGA
- the FAHD1 gene encoding oxaloacetate tautomerase FAHD1, mitochondrial: MASSKPLSRFWEWGKNIVCVGRNYAEHAKEMGSVPPREPIFFLKPSSAYVREGSPILRPYYCNNLHHEVELGVVIGKRAQAVSQEAAMEHVAGYALCLDMTARDTQEECKKKGLPWTLAKGFSSSCPVSDFVPKEKIPDPHKLKIWLKVNGKLRQEGETSSMIFSIPYLISYISEILTLEEGDLILTGSPKGVGSVQANDEIEAGIRDVLSMRFKVAQQTRRS; this comes from the coding sequence ATGGCCTCCTCCAAACCCCTGTCCCGCTTCTGGGAGTGGGGCAAGAACATCGTCTGCGTGGGGCGCAACTACGCCGAGCACGCCAAGGAGATGGGGAGCGTGCCGCCCCGGGAGCCCATCTTCTTCCTCAAGCCTTCCTCGGCCTACGTGCGGGAAGGCTCGCCCATCCTCCGGCCCTACTACTGCAACAACCTGCACCACGAAGTGGAGCTGGGGGTGGTGATCGGGAAGAGAGCCCAGGCTGTGTCCCAGGAGGCCGCCATGGAGCACGTGGCAGGCTATGCCCTCTGCTTGGACATGACGGCCAGGGACACCCAGGAGGAGTGTAAAAAGAAGGGTCTGCCCTGGACCCTGGCCAAGGGCTTCAGTTCGTCATGCCCGGTCAGTGACTTTGTGCCTAAGGAGAAGATTCCAGACCCTCACAAGCTGAAGATCTGGCTCAAGGTGAATGGAAAGCTGAGGCAGGAGGGGGAGACCTCCTCGATGATCTTCTCTATCCCTTACCTGATCAGCTACATCAGCGAAATACTCACCCTGGAAGAAGGGGACTTGATTCTGACAGGGTCTCCCAAAGGAGTTGGGTCTGTGCAGGCCAACGATGAGATAGAGGCTGGGATAAGAGATGTCCTCTCTATGCGGTTTAAGGTGGCGCAGCAAACGCGTAGATCCTAA